Below is a genomic region from Streptomyces sp. NBC_00461.
AGCGCCATGATCACGTACGTGAGGATCGCGGAGACCAGCAGCGAGGGGATCGCGATGACCGACAGGCCGCGGTAGAAGATCAGCAGGTAGATGACGACCAGCGCGAGGCCGATGGCACCCGCGATCAGACCGGCGTGCAGCTGCTCGCCACCGAGGGCCGCGGTCACCGTGGTGACGCTGTCCTCCTTGAAGGTCAGCGGCAGGGCGCCGTACGACAGCATGTTGGCGAGGCTCTGCGCCTCGTCCTGGTTGAAGCTGCCGGAGATCTCGGCACTGCCGCCGGTCAGCGCCTGCTTGACGAACGGGTCGGAGACGACGTCGCCGTCGAGGACGATCGCGAACTGGTTCTGCGGGGTCTGGTTCTGCGCCAGCTTGCCGGTGATGTTAGCGAACTTGTCACTGCCCTTGGAGGTGAACTCCATGGTGACGGTCCAGCCGGCGCCGGACTGCGTGTTGAAGACGGCCGAGGCCTTCTTCACATCGGTGCCGTCGACCGCGGCCGGGCCGAGGATGTACTTCTGCCACTGGCCTTGCGAGTTCTGACCGCAGGCGATCGTGGGGTCGGTGGCCTTGACACCCTTGCCGGCCGTCGCGCGGGCCGCCTTCTTCCGGCAGTCGAGGGCGGTGTACTGCGCTTCCAGCTTTTTGGTCGCGTCACTGACGGAGCCGGTCGCGGACGGGGAGGGGCTCGCGGAGGACTTCGCACCGGACGAGGCGGTGGCGCTCGGCGTCGCGTCGGCCTTGAGGGCGTCGCTGACGGGGCGGCCTTGCGAGGTGGCCGTGGCCGACGGGGTCGTGGAGGAGGACGGGGTCGACTTCCCGGTGGCCTTTTCGCTCGCCTTGTCCGACGCGCTGCCAGAGGCGCTCGGCGAGGGAGGAGTCTTGGCGGCGGCGCCGGAGACCTCGGTGGTGAGCACCGGCCGGAAGTACAGCTTGGCGGTGGTGCCGACCTGGTCCCGCGCCTCCTTGGAGTTCGTGCCCTTGGGGATGTTGACGATGATGTTCTTGTCGCCCTGGGTCTGAACCTCGGCCTCCGAGACACCAAGACCATTGACACGGCGGTTCATGATGTCGACCGCTGTGTTCATGTTGGTCTTGTTGATCGCGGATTCCTGGCCCTTCTCCGGGACCGCACGAAGCGTGATGCTCGTACCTCCGGCAAGGTCGATGCCGA
It encodes:
- the secD gene encoding protein translocase subunit SecD — protein: MAAPKKGRSASAQSKPGRSLALILIAIVALTGGMFASGHTTPRLGIDLAGGTSITLRAVPEKGQESAINKTNMNTAVDIMNRRVNGLGVSEAEVQTQGDKNIIVNIPKGTNSKEARDQVGTTAKLYFRPVLTTEVSGAAAKTPPSPSASGSASDKASEKATGKSTPSSSTTPSATATSQGRPVSDALKADATPSATASSGAKSSASPSPSATGSVSDATKKLEAQYTALDCRKKAARATAGKGVKATDPTIACGQNSQGQWQKYILGPAAVDGTDVKKASAVFNTQSGAGWTVTMEFTSKGSDKFANITGKLAQNQTPQNQFAIVLDGDVVSDPFVKQALTGGSAEISGSFNQDEAQSLANMLSYGALPLTFKEDSVTTVTAALGGEQLHAGLIAGAIGLALVVIYLLIFYRGLSVIAIPSLLVSAILTYVIMALLGPTIGFALNLPAVCGAIVAIGITADSFIVFFERIRDEIREGRSLRPAVERAWPRARRTILVSDFVSFLAAAVLFIVTVGKVQGFAFTLGLTTVLDVVVVFLFTKPLMTLLARRKFFAQGHKYSGLDPKALGAKPPLRRTRRPAPVDPKEA